From one Trueperella pyogenes genomic stretch:
- a CDS encoding MaoC/PaaZ C-terminal domain-containing protein: MTIKTEMVGQTFGPFTRTYTFRDLELFALGCGAGIDGRDGLEYLNEKDERDPQLKVLPMFGAMLIVDSEVTRTIDYGYNYAGSLHWGFDITFHQPITKLSDTVQTKVKLEGLYDRGEGRGLLAQHIGDTYDSEGNLLFTNESWDCLIYDGGWGGPAAPKDIVEMPEREPDVEVTERIPENQALIYRLSGDYHPQHIDWDYAAENGEPRPILHAISYAGVVMRHAINEFMPGEPERIKRFKTRITSPVHPGTTLKTQLWQVGPGELRFRLVDADADVTGAKPHLNWGIIEFEA; encoded by the coding sequence ATGACGATCAAGACCGAAATGGTGGGACAGACCTTTGGGCCGTTCACCCGTACCTACACCTTCCGCGATCTCGAGCTGTTTGCCCTTGGATGCGGCGCAGGCATCGACGGGCGCGACGGCCTGGAGTACCTCAACGAAAAGGACGAGCGCGACCCACAGCTGAAGGTGCTGCCGATGTTTGGCGCGATGCTCATCGTCGATTCCGAGGTGACCCGAACGATCGACTACGGCTACAACTACGCCGGCTCCCTGCACTGGGGATTCGACATCACCTTCCACCAGCCGATCACCAAGCTATCGGACACGGTTCAGACCAAGGTCAAGCTCGAAGGCCTGTACGACCGCGGGGAGGGCCGTGGCCTGCTAGCCCAGCACATCGGCGACACCTACGATTCTGAGGGCAACCTCCTGTTCACCAACGAATCGTGGGATTGCCTCATTTACGACGGCGGCTGGGGCGGCCCGGCGGCGCCGAAGGACATCGTGGAGATGCCAGAGCGTGAGCCTGACGTGGAAGTTACCGAGCGTATCCCGGAAAACCAGGCGCTCATCTACCGCCTCTCGGGCGACTACCATCCGCAGCACATCGACTGGGATTACGCAGCCGAGAACGGCGAGCCGCGTCCCATTTTGCACGCGATTTCCTACGCCGGCGTCGTCATGCGCCACGCGATCAACGAGTTCATGCCGGGCGAGCCGGAGCGCATCAAGCGCTTCAAGACCCGCATCACCTCGCCAGTGCATCCCGGCACGACCCTCAAGACTCAACTGTGGCAGGTCGGCCCCGGTGAGCTGCGCTTCCGCTTGGTCGACGCCGATGCGGACGTGACCGGTGCAAAGCCGCATCTGAACTGGGGCATCATCGAGTTCGAAGCGTAA
- a CDS encoding MFS transporter — MKDETTSLDEIGMSPFLMRLTVFSAGGPFLEGYVHAIIGVALLKMVPELGINDTWKGMIGVAALVGLFFGAIFGGYLTDLIGRKRMFIIDVMSIAVLSVLCMFVSGPLMVVLLRFLIGFAVGADYPIATSIIAEFTPKRYRAITMGFLAAVWYLGANASYLVGYFLLDAGNGWRWMLGSSVIPCLVILLGRWSIPESLRWLMSKGRHEEAAQIVRDTFGKNVVIEDEVVERTEYSAIFRRPYFKRMLFVGIIWLCQAIPMFAVYTYGPDIIATFGLGEGRAALIGELVIGTFFMLGTVPAMFLAEYWGRRPLCIWSFVVMTGALAILGVVPATSMVFVMLIFAIYALASGGPGNLQWLYPNEIFPTSIRASAMGAAMAFSRIATVISMFVLPSFLSTYGNGPVMIAGAVISAIGLLTAIAWAPETRGLTLTEAGADDLERK, encoded by the coding sequence ATGAAAGACGAAACGACAAGCCTCGATGAGATCGGGATGTCCCCGTTCCTGATGCGTCTGACGGTCTTTTCCGCCGGCGGGCCGTTCCTCGAGGGCTACGTGCACGCCATCATCGGCGTGGCGTTGCTCAAAATGGTTCCGGAACTGGGCATCAACGATACGTGGAAGGGAATGATCGGCGTCGCCGCCCTCGTTGGTCTGTTCTTTGGTGCTATTTTCGGTGGCTACTTGACTGACCTCATTGGCCGAAAGCGCATGTTCATCATCGACGTGATGTCCATTGCAGTGCTGTCGGTGCTGTGCATGTTCGTCAGCGGCCCACTCATGGTGGTTCTTCTGCGATTCCTCATTGGGTTCGCCGTTGGCGCGGACTATCCGATTGCGACCTCCATCATCGCCGAGTTCACGCCGAAACGGTACCGGGCTATCACGATGGGTTTCCTTGCTGCCGTCTGGTACCTGGGGGCGAATGCGTCCTACCTGGTGGGCTACTTCCTCCTCGATGCGGGCAACGGCTGGCGCTGGATGCTGGGTTCTTCTGTCATCCCCTGCCTAGTCATCCTGCTTGGCCGCTGGTCGATTCCAGAATCGCTGAGGTGGCTGATGTCGAAGGGCCGCCACGAGGAGGCGGCGCAGATCGTGCGCGATACCTTCGGCAAGAACGTGGTCATCGAGGACGAGGTTGTGGAGCGGACGGAGTACTCGGCTATCTTCCGCAGGCCTTATTTCAAGCGCATGCTCTTCGTGGGCATCATCTGGCTGTGCCAGGCTATCCCGATGTTCGCGGTCTACACCTACGGCCCAGACATCATAGCGACCTTCGGCTTGGGCGAAGGCCGGGCCGCCCTGATCGGGGAGCTCGTTATCGGCACGTTTTTCATGCTCGGCACTGTGCCTGCCATGTTCCTCGCGGAGTACTGGGGACGCCGCCCGCTGTGTATCTGGTCCTTCGTCGTCATGACGGGCGCGCTCGCGATCCTCGGCGTCGTGCCCGCCACCTCGATGGTGTTCGTCATGCTGATCTTCGCGATCTACGCGTTGGCTTCGGGCGGGCCTGGCAACTTGCAGTGGTTGTACCCGAACGAGATTTTCCCGACGTCGATCCGTGCGTCCGCCATGGGTGCCGCGATGGCCTTCTCACGTATCGCCACCGTCATTTCGATGTTCGTCTTGCCGAGCTTCTTGTCTACCTACGGAAACGGGCCGGTGATGATCGCGGGCGCGGTGATCTCGGCGATCGGTTTGCTTACGGCGATCGCGTGGGCGCCAGAGACCCGTGGCCTGACCTTGACCGAGGCTGGCGCTGATGACCTGGAGCGCAAGTAA
- a CDS encoding MBL fold metallo-hydrolase translates to MYDIDVYVVGSWQANCYILSAGGSSVMIDPGAEPEVLLSALGECNLAAILITHCHSDHIGAVNELVAATGAPAYIGLHDAEGARDPRLSGFYDEGSSYAVEQFAGEWGDGHVFNWAGGSFEVIATPGHTPGSICFLDRANALLYTGDTLFANGIGSTQYARANKRDLLASLKRLGTLPDEVRILPGHGSPSTLGVEKLRNPYLV, encoded by the coding sequence ATGTATGACATCGACGTGTACGTGGTGGGCTCGTGGCAGGCGAACTGCTACATCCTGAGCGCTGGCGGCAGTAGCGTCATGATCGACCCAGGCGCTGAGCCCGAGGTTCTGCTCAGCGCGCTGGGGGAGTGCAATCTCGCGGCTATTTTGATCACGCACTGCCATTCCGACCACATCGGCGCGGTTAACGAACTCGTGGCTGCCACCGGCGCGCCAGCCTACATCGGTTTACACGACGCCGAAGGGGCACGCGACCCGCGTCTGTCCGGATTTTACGACGAAGGCTCCAGCTACGCGGTCGAACAGTTCGCGGGCGAATGGGGCGATGGGCATGTCTTCAATTGGGCGGGCGGCAGCTTCGAAGTGATTGCCACGCCTGGCCATACCCCGGGGTCGATTTGTTTCCTCGACCGAGCCAACGCACTGCTGTATACGGGCGACACGCTTTTCGCCAACGGCATTGGCTCGACGCAATATGCGCGAGCGAACAAGCGCGATCTGTTGGCATCGCTGAAAAGGTTGGGGACGCTACCAGATGAGGTGCGCATACTCCCCGGCCACGGCAGCCCAAGCACATTGGGGGTGGAAAAACTAAGAAATCCGTATCTGGTATGA
- a CDS encoding TetR/AcrR family transcriptional regulator: MSVTLPQEAVLSLEERVYDAALLLYGETGWSGFNLTKVAERAGVGKSSLYSRWPTAETLLLAAFQHAYPRQQFTGKTLYEVLYQEIDARIRAYLGRYSAALRRLMVESPTVDVAVVNQACRYVCTDPLETLRQGLWYYKKAGHIPQDVSIVRLVDALEGSVLLRSIWLPPDYVDCFLAKIPDYAHDLITDLLPGLASTPRPATSACEMVHEHMPLSYQIRIS; this comes from the coding sequence TTGTCGGTCACTTTGCCGCAAGAAGCGGTACTCTCTCTCGAAGAGCGGGTCTACGACGCCGCTCTCTTGCTCTACGGTGAAACTGGCTGGAGCGGCTTCAACCTGACGAAAGTGGCCGAGCGAGCAGGGGTCGGCAAGTCGTCTCTCTACTCGCGCTGGCCTACCGCGGAGACGCTTTTGTTGGCGGCGTTCCAGCACGCCTACCCGCGCCAGCAATTCACCGGCAAGACTCTCTACGAGGTGCTCTACCAAGAGATCGACGCGCGTATTCGCGCCTATCTGGGCCGCTACTCGGCCGCCCTTCGCCGCCTCATGGTAGAGTCTCCGACCGTCGATGTGGCTGTCGTCAATCAGGCCTGCAGATACGTGTGTACGGACCCGCTGGAGACCTTGCGCCAAGGCCTGTGGTACTACAAGAAGGCGGGTCACATACCGCAAGACGTCTCGATTGTGCGTTTGGTCGACGCGCTCGAAGGTTCCGTCCTGCTTCGCTCCATTTGGCTCCCGCCAGATTACGTTGACTGTTTCTTGGCGAAGATTCCTGACTACGCTCATGATTTGATTACTGACCTCCTTCCCGGTTTAGCCTCGACGCCGCGGCCTGCTACTTCGGCCTGCGAAATGGTTCACGAGCACATGCCGCTCTCATACCAGATACGGATTTCTTAG
- a CDS encoding electron transfer flavoprotein subunit beta/FixA family protein gives MSVIVAYKYAGNPQDAKVNSDGVVDWARVKKSVSEYDPVAVELAKKLAAEDGGEVVGISVGGADLASSLAKKNALSKGLDRALVVADDATGEWSNTRTALALAELVKKVADAKVVFTGDASVDEGAGVMGPLLAGALGWTCLLEVLSVEVVGDGLKIRQRTESGTRTVETAGPIVLGVATDAVEVKAASMKEILAAGKKPLDTVALTDVAVADVERNVRLARQPEMSARKKTIFEGEGAPAQLIDALKADGIL, from the coding sequence ATGTCTGTCATTGTGGCATACAAGTACGCAGGAAATCCGCAGGACGCAAAAGTCAATTCTGACGGCGTCGTGGATTGGGCTCGTGTGAAGAAGTCCGTTTCCGAATATGATCCGGTCGCGGTCGAGCTCGCTAAGAAGCTTGCGGCAGAGGATGGCGGCGAGGTCGTCGGCATAAGCGTGGGCGGAGCGGATCTAGCTTCGTCCTTGGCGAAGAAGAACGCCTTGTCGAAGGGGCTGGACCGCGCACTCGTCGTCGCCGACGACGCGACCGGCGAGTGGTCGAACACCCGCACGGCGCTGGCACTAGCCGAGCTTGTCAAGAAGGTTGCTGACGCGAAGGTTGTCTTCACTGGCGACGCTTCGGTCGATGAGGGTGCCGGCGTCATGGGGCCGCTCCTGGCGGGTGCCCTGGGCTGGACGTGTCTGCTCGAGGTGCTCTCGGTTGAAGTTGTGGGGGACGGGCTAAAGATCCGTCAGCGCACCGAGTCCGGGACTCGCACGGTGGAGACCGCCGGACCCATCGTGCTGGGGGTGGCCACCGACGCCGTCGAGGTCAAGGCCGCCTCGATGAAGGAGATCCTCGCGGCCGGAAAGAAGCCTTTGGACACGGTGGCGCTGACTGATGTCGCTGTGGCCGACGTGGAACGCAACGTTCGCTTGGCACGCCAGCCCGAGATGAGCGCGCGCAAGAAGACGATTTTCGAGGGCGAAGGCGCGCCAGCGCAGCTCATCGACGCTCTCAAGGCCGATGGCATTCTGTAA
- a CDS encoding electron transfer flavoprotein subunit alpha/FixB family protein, whose translation MTTIIALDSNISTLVAWGNDLPGETSIISVGSPELPLAHADIALAEGVPVEAVALGLAAHIDASGFVLIPATPTGRVLAGAIATAKGLPVVTGAKGVVDDAVLAARFGGIVEEVIAGPAVVLVSGGSPLEGAPIAGTPLTLEQADLRVSAHESAQTKSVNLGGAKKIVAVGRGFKSQEDLKLAFDLAEKIGAEVACSRPIAEGNNWLGRDRYVGVSGQHVTPDLYLAAGISGQIQHTAGMNEAKAVVVVNSDKNAPYFEQADYGIVGDLYAVLPALTEAL comes from the coding sequence ATGACGACCATTATTGCACTCGATTCCAACATCTCGACCCTGGTGGCCTGGGGCAACGACCTGCCCGGCGAGACGAGCATTATCTCTGTCGGCTCCCCCGAGCTGCCGCTGGCTCACGCTGACATCGCGCTCGCGGAAGGCGTTCCTGTGGAGGCTGTCGCGCTAGGTCTGGCCGCCCACATCGACGCTTCCGGTTTCGTCCTCATTCCCGCGACGCCGACCGGCCGCGTCCTCGCCGGCGCCATCGCCACGGCGAAGGGTTTGCCCGTAGTCACCGGCGCCAAGGGCGTTGTCGACGACGCCGTCCTCGCCGCTCGCTTCGGCGGCATCGTGGAGGAGGTCATCGCAGGTCCTGCGGTCGTTCTCGTCTCCGGCGGAAGCCCGCTTGAGGGTGCGCCGATAGCTGGCACGCCTTTGACACTCGAGCAGGCAGACCTGCGCGTGAGCGCCCATGAGAGCGCACAGACCAAGTCAGTCAATCTCGGCGGAGCCAAGAAGATCGTCGCCGTGGGGCGCGGCTTCAAGAGCCAAGAAGATCTGAAGCTGGCGTTCGACCTCGCGGAGAAGATCGGCGCTGAGGTGGCGTGCTCCCGCCCGATCGCCGAGGGCAACAACTGGTTGGGTCGTGACCGGTACGTGGGCGTCTCCGGCCAGCACGTAACCCCCGACCTCTACCTTGCCGCAGGCATTTCAGGCCAAATCCAGCACACCGCAGGCATGAACGAGGCCAAGGCCGTCGTCGTCGTGAATTCCGACAAGAACGCACCCTACTTCGAACAGGCAGACTACGGCATCGTAGGCGACCTGTATGCGGTGCTCCCAGCCCTCACCGAAGCACTGTAA
- a CDS encoding FAD-dependent oxidoreductase, with amino-acid sequence MGEVDFDVIVVGGGIAGSVCSYLLAQDGYEVLLIERGAEPGSKNLSGGVFYCRVMQEIFDNFLDEAPIERVITRNCLSFLNKDNFVNVDYWDGRLRQPVNAVTVLRAKFDPWLAEQCENVGVTVMPGIKVDELIEDGGRFVGVRAGEDELRAHVIVAADGVNSFLSQYAGIRAKEPQENLAVGVKSVISLDPEVIAERFNLSGDEGAAYAVVGDCTQGVAGGGFMYTNRDSISIGIVARLDDLVKSGKKSSDIHDHFLTHPAIAPFLKDGELLEYGCHLVAEGGKKMQHDLVRDGLLVVGDAAGFTLNTGFTVRGMDLAAGSARAAASAIGQALKAQDYSAQSLSRYVDEYNASFVGKDMDTYAKAPDFLENPAMYGDVGELVADVLYGVYNHDLTARKPLLKVVMGAVRKSRLSLVQLAKLGFNAVRSM; translated from the coding sequence ATGGGTGAAGTGGATTTCGACGTCATCGTCGTCGGCGGCGGTATCGCAGGCAGCGTCTGCTCCTACCTGCTTGCCCAGGACGGCTATGAGGTATTGCTCATCGAACGCGGCGCCGAGCCGGGTTCGAAGAATCTATCGGGCGGGGTGTTCTACTGCCGCGTCATGCAGGAGATCTTCGACAACTTCCTGGATGAGGCGCCGATCGAACGCGTCATCACTAGGAACTGCCTGAGCTTCCTCAACAAGGACAATTTCGTCAACGTCGACTACTGGGACGGGCGTTTACGCCAGCCGGTCAACGCGGTGACGGTCTTGCGCGCAAAGTTCGATCCGTGGCTTGCCGAGCAGTGTGAGAACGTGGGTGTCACCGTGATGCCGGGTATCAAGGTAGACGAGCTCATCGAGGACGGCGGCCGGTTCGTCGGCGTGCGTGCCGGTGAGGACGAGCTGCGCGCCCACGTCATCGTGGCCGCCGACGGCGTGAACTCATTCCTCTCACAGTACGCAGGCATTAGGGCTAAGGAACCGCAAGAGAACCTGGCAGTGGGCGTGAAATCGGTGATCAGCCTCGACCCAGAGGTGATCGCGGAGCGCTTCAACCTCTCGGGAGATGAGGGGGCGGCGTACGCCGTCGTCGGCGATTGCACGCAAGGCGTGGCCGGAGGCGGTTTTATGTACACGAATCGCGACTCCATCTCGATCGGGATCGTGGCCAGGCTGGACGATCTTGTGAAGTCAGGAAAGAAGTCGTCAGATATTCACGACCATTTCCTGACACACCCGGCTATCGCTCCTTTCCTTAAGGACGGTGAGCTTTTGGAGTACGGATGCCACCTCGTTGCTGAAGGCGGAAAGAAGATGCAGCACGACCTCGTGCGCGACGGGCTTCTTGTCGTCGGCGATGCGGCCGGGTTCACTTTGAACACGGGCTTTACCGTGCGCGGGATGGATCTGGCCGCAGGCTCTGCACGTGCCGCAGCGAGCGCGATCGGGCAGGCACTGAAGGCTCAGGACTATTCTGCTCAATCGCTTAGCCGCTATGTGGATGAGTACAATGCCAGCTTCGTCGGCAAGGACATGGATACCTACGCCAAGGCTCCAGACTTCCTTGAGAATCCGGCGATGTATGGCGACGTGGGGGAGCTGGTCGCCGACGTGCTCTACGGCGTCTATAACCATGACCTCACTGCGCGCAAGCCACTCCTTAAGGTCGTGATGGGTGCCGTGAGGAAATCTCGCCTATCTCTGGTTCAGCTAGCGAAACTTGGATTTAACGCAGTGAGGTCGATGTAA
- a CDS encoding ferredoxin family protein, protein MTKFIPGSINDRLARNVYDIDEGNPHIVIHQERVRATGAAKILVNVCPAHVYSEENGEVMAEYAACLECGTCLAVAPPGTLTWRYPAGSMGIAYREG, encoded by the coding sequence ATGACGAAATTTATCCCAGGGTCAATCAATGACCGATTAGCAAGAAACGTCTACGACATCGACGAGGGAAACCCCCACATCGTTATCCACCAAGAACGCGTGCGAGCGACGGGCGCGGCGAAGATACTCGTCAACGTGTGCCCAGCTCACGTGTATTCCGAAGAAAACGGCGAGGTCATGGCGGAATATGCCGCCTGCCTCGAATGTGGCACGTGTTTAGCGGTCGCCCCGCCGGGCACGCTGACGTGGCGCTACCCTGCAGGCTCGATGGGGATTGCCTATCGCGAAGGATAA
- a CDS encoding exo-alpha-sialidase encodes MRKSTGHDSPVEKTGEAVGNPVPVTTKLAKLSPITVTSGEGKASYSAGDQFGYDYTVTSLSKDKISVEGEGCPAKELDPEWSMKCSAKYAVTEEDLERGEAELTAKVKVSDGKRNVTLTETKSVKTPRVWPQAKAFKTPNADPRLGARLTDLNILDENTSEYNIRIPAIAVASNGDILASYDLRPLDGAWKGGDSPNENSIVQRRSKDGGKTWGPMTYIAKGKVAGDGERFGWSDPSYVVDHTTGEIFNFHVGSLDAGLPNSPSYHLVNGKVDETYRRTMNFAVSSSKDNGYTWSSRLITNDVLGERAKDVTGCFATSGAGIQKMHGPFKGRLLQQAACKFKTGGFRAITIFSDDHGKTWQSGQFASATAGAPAGQRWNFDENKIAELSDGRLILNSRVSEGYGVHKRIVATSSDGGVNWTDIHIDNNLPDSRNNAQIIRAFPSANNGTLRAKVLLFSNTEKPNNRVDGKVKMSYDDGKSWPIAKQIRNGGTGYTTMAVQPDGSIGLLMEPDTWNKVGYVNFTLKTLAENLPFEVALEKISDVKTTDGTPLAPIKVTSTGNDPALADTYSAEGLPAGLKINAETGQIEGTPAVGNTDVKNFDVKVTLTEAEDGTGIPRTSSQTFKITLAPNPTPAPAPEPKPTPEPGAVSVVPNAPVFPDASDPVTCTVKPFVTLQPTKGVSYSVTVDGKELDWVEGNPSRFEYDYGKTVVVKAKAVEGFELAKGAKTQWSWTAPTLDELGCTTTPKPEPKPTPDPKPTPDPKSTIIAQAKAPKSSLVHTGATVVGLSVAAAVLLLAGGAIAIIRRRQS; translated from the coding sequence ATGCGCAAATCAACAGGGCATGATTCTCCGGTTGAAAAGACAGGTGAAGCCGTGGGCAACCCGGTTCCAGTGACCACCAAGCTCGCAAAGCTTTCACCTATCACCGTGACCAGCGGAGAAGGTAAGGCATCCTACAGTGCCGGGGATCAGTTTGGTTACGATTACACCGTCACCTCGCTATCAAAAGATAAGATTTCCGTCGAGGGTGAAGGATGTCCGGCCAAGGAGCTCGATCCGGAATGGAGCATGAAGTGCTCGGCAAAGTACGCGGTCACGGAGGAAGACCTGGAGCGAGGCGAAGCCGAATTAACTGCCAAGGTTAAAGTCAGTGACGGGAAGAGAAACGTTACTCTCACAGAAACAAAGTCAGTCAAAACTCCTCGGGTATGGCCGCAAGCAAAGGCCTTTAAGACGCCGAACGCCGATCCGCGCCTGGGTGCCCGGCTCACCGACCTCAACATTCTCGATGAGAATACTAGCGAATACAACATTCGTATTCCCGCCATCGCGGTTGCCTCCAATGGTGACATCCTGGCCTCCTACGACCTGCGTCCGCTCGACGGCGCGTGGAAAGGCGGCGATTCTCCGAATGAGAATTCCATTGTCCAGCGTCGATCTAAGGACGGTGGCAAGACGTGGGGCCCAATGACTTACATCGCGAAAGGTAAAGTTGCGGGCGATGGCGAGCGCTTCGGCTGGTCGGACCCGTCCTACGTGGTCGACCATACAACAGGAGAGATCTTCAACTTCCACGTCGGTTCTCTTGATGCAGGTTTGCCTAATAGTCCTTCCTACCATCTCGTAAACGGGAAGGTAGATGAGACTTACCGGCGCACGATGAACTTCGCAGTGTCCTCATCGAAGGACAACGGTTATACCTGGTCCTCGCGGCTGATTACGAATGATGTGCTCGGAGAACGGGCTAAGGACGTGACCGGTTGCTTTGCGACATCGGGCGCTGGCATCCAGAAGATGCACGGCCCGTTCAAGGGACGTCTCCTCCAGCAGGCAGCATGTAAGTTCAAAACTGGTGGCTTCCGCGCCATCACTATCTTCTCTGACGACCATGGCAAGACATGGCAGAGCGGACAATTCGCCTCCGCAACTGCGGGTGCTCCTGCAGGCCAACGTTGGAACTTCGATGAGAACAAGATCGCAGAGCTATCCGACGGGCGCCTTATATTGAACTCCCGCGTTTCCGAAGGCTATGGCGTACACAAGCGTATTGTGGCAACGTCGAGTGATGGCGGCGTGAACTGGACGGACATCCATATCGATAACAATCTTCCCGATTCTCGCAACAACGCTCAGATCATTCGTGCTTTCCCGTCGGCAAACAACGGCACGCTGCGCGCGAAGGTGCTCCTCTTCTCTAACACGGAGAAACCAAACAATCGCGTCGATGGCAAGGTCAAGATGAGCTACGATGACGGCAAGTCTTGGCCTATCGCCAAGCAGATTCGCAACGGCGGAACCGGTTACACGACGATGGCGGTTCAGCCCGACGGTTCGATCGGCCTGCTCATGGAACCAGATACGTGGAACAAGGTCGGCTACGTGAACTTCACGCTCAAGACGCTCGCTGAGAATCTGCCTTTCGAAGTTGCTCTCGAAAAGATTAGCGATGTCAAGACAACCGATGGGACGCCGCTAGCCCCCATCAAGGTGACCTCCACCGGCAATGATCCAGCCCTCGCGGACACCTACTCAGCTGAGGGACTCCCGGCTGGGTTGAAGATCAATGCCGAAACTGGCCAGATTGAAGGCACCCCTGCGGTTGGCAACACGGACGTGAAGAACTTTGACGTCAAGGTGACCTTGACCGAGGCTGAGGACGGCACGGGTATCCCGCGCACGTCGTCGCAGACCTTCAAGATCACCCTTGCCCCGAACCCGACGCCGGCACCGGCTCCCGAGCCGAAGCCGACTCCAGAGCCTGGTGCGGTGAGCGTGGTTCCGAATGCTCCGGTCTTCCCGGATGCGTCTGATCCGGTTACATGCACGGTTAAGCCGTTTGTCACGCTCCAGCCGACAAAGGGTGTCTCGTACTCGGTAACAGTTGATGGCAAGGAGCTTGACTGGGTTGAGGGCAATCCGTCGAGGTTCGAATACGACTATGGCAAGACCGTTGTGGTCAAGGCCAAGGCTGTCGAGGGCTTCGAGTTGGCTAAGGGTGCAAAGACGCAGTGGTCGTGGACTGCCCCGACACTCGACGAGCTCGGGTGCACAACCACACCTAAGCCTGAGCCCAAGCCCACCCCGGATCCCAAGCCCACGCCGGATCCCAAGTCGACAATAATCGCCCAGGCTAAGGCGCCGAAGTCTAGCCTGGTCCACACCGGTGCTACGGTCGTTGGCCTGTCGGTCGCTGCCGCGGTTCTGCTCCTCGCAGGTGGTGCTATCGCGATTATTCGCCGTCGCCAGAGCTAA
- a CDS encoding biotin--[acetyl-CoA-carboxylase] ligase, which yields MNFIPGRVFPRSARVADVRHVEKTTSTQDVLRALADARHLTTVVAEEQTRGRGRLGRTWESAPGTSLLASTLITLPDTAAMRADLGFLTLLGALSLRSAVSDYTGGSFLVKFPNDVVNPAGQKLAGILGEFFTDLTAKRGGICVALGIGLNIHQRGEALFPGACSLASEGLLARSDVQAASVADEILARYLQGIRDRLAVFAAGPAPAASALVAEVNTHLAYRNAQATVAGVTGVVRRITDRAELVIATADGDRTIAPSAVAMLIEREEIPCASLSKKGTP from the coding sequence ATGAACTTTATTCCGGGCAGGGTGTTTCCACGCTCAGCGCGCGTCGCTGACGTGCGCCACGTCGAAAAAACGACGTCTACGCAGGACGTGCTCCGCGCTCTTGCCGATGCTCGCCACCTGACCACCGTCGTCGCTGAGGAACAAACGCGCGGGCGCGGGCGCCTAGGCCGGACATGGGAGTCTGCCCCCGGCACATCCCTGCTCGCCTCCACCCTCATCACCCTCCCCGATACCGCCGCTATGCGTGCAGACCTCGGCTTCCTCACACTTCTCGGCGCGCTCTCCCTGCGCAGCGCGGTGAGCGACTACACCGGGGGAAGCTTCCTGGTGAAGTTCCCCAACGACGTCGTCAACCCGGCAGGCCAGAAACTCGCCGGCATACTCGGCGAATTCTTCACGGACCTGACCGCCAAACGGGGCGGGATCTGCGTGGCCCTTGGAATCGGCCTGAACATCCACCAACGCGGAGAAGCGCTATTCCCTGGAGCATGCTCGCTTGCCAGCGAAGGCTTGTTGGCGCGCTCCGATGTCCAAGCCGCCAGCGTCGCGGATGAGATCCTCGCCCGCTACCTCCAAGGGATCCGCGATCGGCTAGCAGTGTTCGCTGCCGGGCCCGCGCCCGCCGCATCCGCGCTCGTCGCGGAGGTCAACACTCACCTCGCTTACCGCAACGCCCAGGCCACAGTAGCCGGTGTCACCGGCGTCGTTCGCCGCATCACCGACAGAGCCGAACTCGTGATAGCAACCGCAGACGGAGATAGAACCATCGCGCCCTCGGCAGTTGCCATGCTCATCGAACGGGAGGAGATCCCGTGTGCCAGCCTTTCGAAAAAAGGAACGCCATGA